In one Parvibaculum sp. genomic region, the following are encoded:
- a CDS encoding DUF4340 domain-containing protein codes for MPAALQSIWENRPLRNLAMLAAATVVAVVAAVIAVATDHSSVQARFTPHPLFEGLDTRLDQVDRIVYTASQGLHGEVRIAMSRGADGVWGVDERGGYPAGAELVKKALLGMGEVEAYEPRTASPDWHRNLGLMAPEDIGSAIRIEFFRGDERMAGLLVGKMPERAVDVRGEGLIYVRRDGEDQSWLARGRLPLHKTVAEWLDPTFVDIPREELARVTLWGGTDNPVIIERASRDESDFAIVNIPAGRATRGAPVVNGVATTLIGKSFDDVAPADMLDLPEDAPTVFFDTFDGMRLTMSMGGQGGALWAKFSAEVDPALAADGADGEAAAARADALNARLGAWVYKLPQDVGGQFTQTMDLLTREAGPADL; via the coding sequence ATGCCCGCGGCGCTTCAGTCGATCTGGGAAAACCGGCCGTTGCGCAATCTTGCCATGCTGGCGGCGGCCACCGTTGTCGCCGTCGTCGCGGCGGTCATCGCAGTTGCCACCGACCACAGCAGCGTCCAGGCGCGCTTCACGCCGCACCCGCTGTTTGAGGGTCTCGACACGCGGCTCGATCAGGTGGACCGCATCGTCTACACCGCGAGCCAGGGCTTGCACGGCGAGGTCCGCATCGCGATGTCGCGCGGCGCCGACGGCGTCTGGGGTGTGGACGAGCGCGGCGGATATCCGGCCGGCGCGGAACTCGTCAAGAAGGCCCTGCTCGGGATGGGCGAGGTGGAAGCCTATGAACCGCGCACCGCGAGCCCCGACTGGCATCGGAACCTCGGATTGATGGCGCCCGAAGATATCGGTTCGGCGATCAGGATCGAATTCTTCCGCGGCGATGAGCGGATGGCGGGCCTTCTCGTTGGAAAAATGCCGGAACGTGCCGTCGATGTGCGCGGCGAAGGTCTTATCTATGTGCGGCGCGACGGCGAAGATCAGTCCTGGCTGGCGCGTGGCCGCCTGCCGCTGCACAAGACCGTCGCCGAATGGCTCGATCCGACATTTGTGGATATTCCGCGCGAGGAACTGGCGCGCGTGACGCTTTGGGGTGGCACCGACAACCCGGTCATCATCGAACGCGCTTCAAGGGACGAGAGCGACTTTGCCATCGTCAACATACCGGCGGGACGGGCAACGCGCGGCGCACCGGTCGTCAACGGCGTCGCGACGACGCTCATCGGCAAGAGTTTCGACGATGTCGCGCCCGCCGATATGCTTGACCTTCCCGAGGATGCGCCGACGGTTTTCTTCGACACGTTCGACGGTATGCGCCTGACCATGAGCATGGGCGGGCAGGGCGGCGCGCTGTGGGCGAAATTCTCGGCGGAAGTCGATCCGGCGCTTGCCGCCGACGGCGCCGATGGCGAGGCAGCGGCGGCGCGGGCGGATGCGCTCAATGCGCGGCTCGGCGCCTGGGTCTACAAACTGCCGCAGGATGTCGGCGGGCAGTTCACCCAGACGATGGACCTGCTGACCCGCGAGGCCGGACCGGCCGATCTCTAG
- a CDS encoding Gldg family protein: MNALSNQQISRSAYRIVMLVLLAVLFLAVNLFSNIVFRSARIDLTENRLYTLSEGTNEVVAKIEEPITLRFFYSERLANDYPRIRTYAGHVRDLLQEIRNRSDGQLRLEVIEPEPFSEQEDLAMSLGLKGAPTAQGDIIYFGLVGTNSVDGLEAIPFFTDEREQYLEYDIARMIQNLSRPARPVLGIVTNLPLDTGTGGLMSAMRGESLPFMIYEELRDRFELEYLEQQFKAVPSKIDVLMVAHPRELDEATLYAVDQFVMRGGRVLAFIDPHSEVSLTAGPDGQPIRGYTEASNLEPLLKSWGVDYDPTKIVGDRGLAQRVQTGLDARRQESDYVIWLAVPRANVDADDIVTADVMRLNLGTVGALAPSANATTQFTPLVRSSDDAKLYDLDYVKSGPRPDDLLRRFEPTGESYVIAARLSGPVASAFDGPPGAGASAEDDDAAPRSATDPAPHLARSEGDANIILFADSDIFDDRFWVQTQSYLGERVAQPIADNASFIVSAIDNLMGSNELISLRARAKIDRPFTVVDELRRTAERRFLAEQEALERRISETERRLTELQTQGPADAGLHDGATAEAHVENEIQIFRAELLDSRKKLRDVQRNLRREIDGLGARLRFINVGLIPLLIAVVATGAAIVRYRRRKARVEKGA; encoded by the coding sequence ATGAACGCGCTATCCAACCAGCAGATCAGCCGTTCGGCCTACCGCATCGTCATGCTGGTGCTGCTCGCTGTGCTTTTCCTTGCCGTCAATCTGTTCTCGAACATCGTCTTCCGTTCGGCGCGGATCGATCTCACCGAGAATAGGCTCTACACGCTGTCGGAGGGCACGAACGAAGTCGTCGCGAAAATCGAGGAACCGATCACGCTGCGTTTCTTCTATTCGGAGCGGCTTGCCAACGACTATCCGCGCATCCGCACCTATGCCGGCCATGTTCGCGATTTGCTGCAGGAGATACGCAACCGGTCGGACGGCCAGTTGCGCCTCGAAGTGATCGAGCCCGAGCCTTTCTCCGAACAGGAAGACCTCGCGATGTCGCTCGGCCTCAAGGGCGCGCCGACAGCGCAGGGCGACATCATCTATTTCGGTCTCGTCGGCACCAATTCGGTCGACGGGCTCGAAGCCATTCCCTTCTTCACCGACGAGCGCGAGCAATATCTCGAATACGACATCGCGCGCATGATCCAGAATCTCAGCCGGCCGGCGCGGCCCGTGCTCGGCATCGTCACCAACCTGCCGCTCGACACCGGCACAGGCGGATTGATGTCGGCGATGCGCGGCGAATCGCTGCCTTTCATGATCTATGAAGAGCTGCGCGACCGCTTCGAGCTCGAATATCTCGAGCAGCAATTCAAGGCCGTGCCGAGCAAGATCGACGTATTGATGGTCGCGCATCCGCGCGAGCTCGACGAGGCGACGCTTTACGCGGTCGACCAGTTCGTGATGCGCGGCGGTCGCGTGCTCGCCTTCATCGATCCGCATTCTGAGGTGAGCCTCACTGCCGGTCCGGACGGGCAGCCCATTCGCGGATACACCGAGGCATCCAATCTTGAGCCGCTGCTGAAAAGCTGGGGTGTCGACTACGATCCGACCAAGATCGTCGGCGACCGGGGCCTTGCACAGCGCGTGCAGACGGGGCTCGATGCGCGGCGGCAGGAAAGCGACTACGTCATCTGGCTTGCGGTGCCACGCGCCAACGTCGATGCGGACGACATCGTCACCGCCGATGTCATGCGGCTCAATCTGGGTACGGTCGGCGCGCTGGCGCCGTCCGCCAACGCAACGACGCAATTCACGCCGCTGGTGCGCTCCTCCGACGACGCGAAGCTCTACGACCTCGATTATGTGAAGTCGGGTCCCCGGCCCGACGATCTGCTGCGCCGTTTCGAGCCGACGGGCGAGAGCTATGTCATTGCGGCACGGCTGTCCGGTCCGGTCGCCAGCGCCTTCGACGGACCGCCCGGTGCCGGTGCGTCCGCCGAGGACGACGACGCGGCCCCGCGTTCCGCAACCGATCCGGCTCCCCATCTCGCGCGGTCCGAGGGCGACGCAAACATCATCCTTTTCGCCGACAGCGATATTTTCGACGATCGTTTCTGGGTGCAGACGCAATCCTATCTCGGCGAGCGCGTGGCGCAGCCGATTGCCGACAACGCCAGTTTCATCGTTTCGGCCATCGACAATCTGATGGGTTCGAACGAGCTGATTTCGCTGCGCGCCCGTGCGAAGATCGACCGGCCGTTCACGGTGGTCGACGAATTGCGGCGCACCGCCGAGCGGCGTTTTCTCGCCGAGCAGGAAGCGCTTGAACGCCGCATCTCCGAAACGGAACGCCGGCTGACCGAGCTGCAAACGCAAGGACCCGCCGATGCGGGTCTGCATGACGGTGCAACCGCCGAGGCGCATGTCGAAAACGAAATCCAGATCTTCCGCGCCGAACTTCTCGACAGCCGCAAGAAGCTGCGCGATGTGCAGCGCAATCTGCGCCGCGAGATCGACGGGCTCGGCGCCCGGCTTCGTTTCATCAATGTCGGGCTCATCCCCTTGCTGATCGCGGTTGTCGCGACCGGCGCGGCGATCGTGCGTTACCGCCGCCGCAAGGCGCGCGTCGAAAAGGGAGCCTGA
- a CDS encoding ABC transporter permease subunit: MNELLAVFRRELGGYFATPLAFIFIVIFLFTMGAFTFYLGGYYESGQADLAIFFNFHPWLYLFLIPAISMRLWAEERRTGSIELLLSLPVPLWAAVLGKFLAAWVFSGLALALTFPIWLTVNYLGDPDNGVILAGYLGSFLMAGGYLAIGSCLSAVTRNQVIAFVVSVAVCFLFTVSGLPIVIDFFSGWAPQQILNTIASFSFLTHFNAITRGVIDLRDIVYFTTLIGAWLIACGIVVDMKKAG; this comes from the coding sequence ATGAACGAACTCCTCGCCGTTTTCCGCCGCGAGCTCGGCGGCTATTTCGCGACGCCGCTCGCCTTCATCTTCATCGTGATTTTCCTGTTCACGATGGGCGCCTTTACCTTCTATCTCGGCGGCTATTATGAAAGCGGGCAGGCGGACCTTGCGATCTTTTTCAATTTCCATCCCTGGCTCTATCTCTTCCTCATCCCGGCGATCTCGATGCGTCTCTGGGCGGAGGAACGCCGCACGGGATCGATCGAACTTCTGCTGTCGCTGCCGGTGCCGCTCTGGGCGGCGGTGCTCGGCAAGTTCCTTGCGGCATGGGTCTTTTCGGGGCTGGCGCTGGCGCTGACCTTTCCGATCTGGCTGACCGTCAACTATCTCGGCGATCCGGACAACGGCGTCATCCTGGCCGGCTATCTCGGCAGTTTCCTGATGGCCGGCGGCTATCTCGCCATCGGTTCCTGTCTTTCGGCTGTCACGCGCAACCAGGTGATTGCATTCGTCGTCTCGGTCGCTGTCTGTTTTCTGTTCACGGTTTCGGGTCTTCCCATCGTCATCGACTTCTTCTCGGGCTGGGCGCCGCAACAGATCCTCAACACGATTGCGTCCTTCTCGTTCCTGACGCATTTCAATGCCATTACGCGCGGCGTCATCGATCTGCGCGACATCGTCTATTTCACGACGCTGATCGGCGCCTGGCTGATCGCCTGCGGCATCGTCGTCGACATGAAGAAGGCGGGCTGA
- a CDS encoding ABC transporter ATP-binding protein: MIVIDGLTKHFGPFTAVDRIGFTVEKGEVLGFLGPNGAGKSTTMKMITGFLAPSAGSARVCGHDIVTDTLAAQRTIGYLPEGAPAYGDMTPRGFLRFIARVRRLSGADAEKAIDRAVEATELGGVLEQPIDTLSKGFRRRVGLAQSILHDPPVLIMDEPTDGLDPNQKFEVRKLIARMSAEKAIVISTHILEEVDAICTRALIIDRGRVVADGTPAALMARSRYHNAVSLTLSGQTTVQMAEKLKALNGIASIEIVPRGAETTFTLFPVSARESDVLLIDAVARLARDENWPVRALYGEPGRLDEVFRSLTRSDTTVTDGKKDAA, translated from the coding sequence ATGATCGTCATCGACGGGCTGACCAAGCATTTCGGGCCTTTCACGGCCGTCGACCGCATCGGCTTTACGGTCGAGAAGGGCGAAGTTCTGGGCTTTCTCGGTCCGAACGGCGCCGGCAAATCCACCACCATGAAAATGATCACCGGCTTCCTCGCGCCGAGCGCGGGCAGCGCGCGCGTTTGCGGCCACGACATCGTGACCGACACGCTGGCCGCGCAACGCACCATCGGCTATCTGCCGGAAGGCGCGCCGGCTTACGGCGACATGACGCCCCGCGGTTTCCTGCGCTTCATCGCGCGCGTGCGCCGGCTTTCGGGCGCGGACGCGGAAAAGGCCATCGACCGCGCGGTCGAGGCGACGGAGCTGGGCGGCGTTCTCGAGCAGCCGATCGATACGCTGTCGAAAGGCTTTCGCCGCCGCGTCGGTCTCGCGCAATCGATCCTGCACGATCCGCCCGTCCTCATCATGGACGAGCCGACCGATGGTCTCGACCCCAATCAGAAATTCGAAGTGCGCAAGCTGATCGCCCGCATGTCGGCCGAGAAGGCCATCGTCATTTCGACTCATATCCTCGAAGAGGTCGACGCGATCTGCACCCGGGCGCTGATCATCGATCGCGGCCGCGTGGTCGCCGACGGCACGCCGGCGGCGCTGATGGCGCGTTCGCGCTATCACAACGCCGTGTCGCTGACGCTGAGCGGGCAGACGACCGTGCAGATGGCCGAGAAACTCAAGGCGCTGAACGGCATCGCCAGCATCGAGATCGTGCCGCGCGGCGCCGAGACGACGTTCACGCTCTTCCCGGTCAGCGCGCGTGAGAGCGATGTGCTGCTGATCGACGCGGTGGCGCGGCTGGCGCGCGACGAGAACTGGCCGGTGCGCGCGCTTTACGGCGAGCCCGGCCGTCTCGACGAAGTCTTCCGCAGCCTCACCCGTTCGGATACGACCGTCACCGACGGCAAGAAGGACGCGGCATGA
- a CDS encoding DUF2794 domain-containing protein, with protein sequence MTDRPDYTATSAGTDRGLTLVRPAAPQKRQREPEIFFDRHELDAILSVYGRMVADGEWRDYAMGGFKDVAVFSVFRRTSEMPLYRIEKRPKLARKQGAYAVVAATGLILKRGHDLKQVLKVFDKRALRLVDA encoded by the coding sequence ATGACCGATCGTCCCGATTACACGGCCACGAGCGCCGGAACGGACCGCGGGCTGACGCTGGTGAGACCGGCCGCGCCTCAAAAACGGCAGCGCGAGCCTGAAATCTTCTTCGACCGTCACGAACTCGATGCGATCCTCTCTGTCTATGGCCGCATGGTCGCCGACGGCGAATGGCGCGACTATGCGATGGGCGGGTTCAAGGATGTTGCCGTCTTCTCGGTTTTCCGCCGGACCAGCGAAATGCCGCTCTACCGCATCGAGAAACGCCCGAAACTGGCGCGCAAGCAGGGCGCCTATGCGGTGGTGGCGGCGACCGGACTGATCCTGAAGCGCGGCCACGATCTGAAGCAGGTGCTGAAGGTTTTCGACAAGCGGGCGCTGCGCCTCGTTGACGCCTGA
- a CDS encoding Bax inhibitor-1/YccA family protein, with amino-acid sequence MANYDQERLHQVELGRRADMAVDEGLRSYMLSVYNYMAMALALTGLVALGAYNMAVVETPAGLAFSEFGQAIYASPLRWVVILAPLAFIFFLSFRVQAMSLFAVQTTFWLFAGVMGLSLSSIFLVYTGESITTTFFVTAAAFGSLSLYGYTTKRDLTGMGSFLFMGLIGVILAMVVNIFLQSSALQFAVSVIGVLVFAGLTAYDTQRIKGMYYEGDSVAASGKKAVMGALSLYLDFVNMFMFLLQFLGSQRS; translated from the coding sequence ATGGCGAATTACGATCAGGAACGGCTCCATCAGGTCGAACTCGGGCGGCGCGCCGACATGGCGGTCGACGAGGGCCTTCGGAGCTATATGCTCAGTGTTTACAACTACATGGCGATGGCGCTCGCGCTCACCGGCCTCGTGGCATTGGGCGCCTACAACATGGCCGTCGTCGAAACGCCGGCGGGCCTTGCCTTCAGCGAGTTCGGTCAGGCGATCTATGCGAGCCCGCTGCGCTGGGTGGTCATTCTGGCGCCGCTCGCCTTCATTTTCTTCCTGAGCTTCCGCGTTCAGGCGATGAGCCTTTTCGCGGTGCAGACGACATTCTGGCTCTTTGCCGGCGTCATGGGCCTCTCGTTGTCCTCAATCTTCCTCGTCTATACGGGCGAGAGCATCACCACGACCTTCTTCGTGACGGCGGCTGCCTTCGGCTCGCTAAGCCTTTACGGTTACACGACAAAACGCGATCTGACCGGCATGGGCTCGTTCCTGTTCATGGGCCTCATCGGCGTCATCCTCGCGATGGTCGTCAACATTTTCCTGCAGAGTTCGGCGCTGCAATTCGCGGTCTCGGTGATCGGCGTTCTGGTGTTCGCCGGCCTCACCGCCTACGACACGCAGCGCATCAAGGGCATGTATTACGAAGGCGACAGCGTTGCCGCCTCGGGCAAGAAAGCCGTGATGGGCGCACTCTCGCTCTATCTCGACTTCGTCAACATGTTCATGTTCCTGCTGCAGTTCCTCGGCAGCCAGCGCAGCTAA